From Phragmites australis chromosome 5, lpPhrAust1.1, whole genome shotgun sequence, a single genomic window includes:
- the LOC133919411 gene encoding NAC domain-containing protein 7-like — MDTFSHVPPGFRFHPTDEELVDYYLRKKVASNKIDLDVIKDVDLYKIEPWDLQEKCKIGMEEQNEWYFFNHKDKKYPTGTRTNRATTAGFWKATGRDKPIYTRSCLVGMRKTLVFYRGRAPNGQKSDWIMHEYRLETNENGAVPEEGWVVCRVFKKRLATVRRMADGSPCWFDDHVTGFIPDLGSPRHPMHHHHPNAAAYGGHQPYHCKPELEYHHLLPSQEAFLQQLPQLESPKPPAYIGHGSSLQSPDKASRYTAQQPPMEAAYMIAGDDSVTDWRVLDKFVASQLFSHGEGTQKESSYFNPAQVFQAENNKQEEALDYASTSASGGGEADLWK; from the exons ATGGACACTTTCTCCCATGTCCCCCCTGGATTCCGTTTCCACCCCACCGATGAGGAACTCGTTGATTACTACCTGAGGAAGAAGGTGGCATCGAACAAGATCGACCTCGACGTCATAAAAGACGTCGATCTGTACAAAATTGAGCCTTGGGATCTCCAAG AGAAGTGCAAGATCGGGATGGAGGAGCAGAACGAGTGGTACTTCTTCAACCACAAAGACAAGAAGTACCCGACGGGCACACGCACCAACCGGGCGACCACCGCTGGCTTCTGGAAGGCGACGGGGCGGGACAAACCCATCTACACCAGGAGCTGCCTCGTCGGGATGAGGAAGACGCTCGTCTTCTACCGGGGCCGCGCGCCCAACGGCCAGAAGTCCGACTGGATCATGCACGAGTACCGCCTCGAGACCAACGAGAACGGAGCGGTCCCT GAGGAAGGATGGGTGGTCTGCAGGGTGTTTAAGAAGCGATTGGCGACGGTGCGGAGAATGGCTGACGGCTCGCCGTGCTGGTTTGACGACCATGTCACCGGGTTCATTCCGGACCTCGGCTCGCCGAGGCACCCgatgcaccaccaccacccgaACGCGGCGGCGTACGGTGGCCATCAGCCCTACCACTGCAAGCCGGAGCTGGAGTACCATCATCTCCTGCCCAGCCAAGAGGCCTTCTTGCAGCAGCTTCCTCAATTAGAGAGCCCCAAGCCTCCCGCCTACATTGGCCATGGGAGCAGCCTCCAGTCCCCCGACAAGGCTTCCAGGTATACCGCGCAGCAACCACCGATGGAGGCGGCTTACATGATCGCCGGCGACGACTCGGTCACCGACTGGAGGGTTCTCGACAAGTTCGTCGCGTCTCAGCTGTTCAGCCACGGCGAAGGCACTCAGAAAGAGTCCAGTTACTTCAATCCGGCGCAGGTGTTTCAGGCTGAGAACAACAAGCAGGAAGAAGCGCTGGACTACGCTTCCACGTCTGCCTCCGGTGGAGGCGAGGCAGACCTGTGGAAATAG
- the LOC133919413 gene encoding thylakoid lumenal protein TL20.3, chloroplastic-like, with amino-acid sequence MTPASTSPLAAAAARPKPLRPSFRRRLPRVSCQVTPDRPAGGGNASSASPAPQPRWRAAVSAALAAAVVAAMPAYADLNKFEAEQRGEFGIGSAAQFGSADLKKAVHVNENFRRANFTAADMRESDFSGSTFNGAYLEKAVAYKANFTGADLSDTLMDRMVLNEANLTNAILVRSVLTRSDLGRAIIEGADFSDAVIDLSQKQALCKYASGTNPLTGVSTRKSLGCGNSRRNAYGSPSSPLLSAPPQKLLDRDGFCDSATGMCDAK; translated from the exons ATGACTCCCGCGTCCACCTCccctctcgccgccgccgccgcccggccCAAGCCCTTGAGGCCCTCTTTCCGGCGCCGCCTCCCGCGAGTCTCCTGTCAGGTGACCCCAGACCGCCCGGCTGGCGGCGGCAATGCGTCGagcgcctcgccggcgccgcagCCGAGGTGGCGCGCCGCGGTCTCCGCCGCGCTCGCGGCGGCCGTTGTCGCCGCCATGCCGGCATACGCGGACCTGAACAAGTTCGAGGCCGAGCAGCGGGGCGAGTTCGGCATCGGCTCCGCCGCGCAGTTCGGCTCGGCCGACCTCAA GAAGGCTGTGCATGTCAACGAGAACTTCAG GCGGGCAAACTTCACAGCTGCTGATATGAGGGAGTCGGATTTTAGTGGTTCCACATTCAATGGTGCCTATCTTGAAAAGGCTGTTGCTTATAAAGCAAATTTCACTG GTGCTGATTTGAGTGATACTTTAATGGATCGCATG GTTCTGAATGAAGCTAACCTTACAAATGCAATTCTTGTACGGTCAGTCCTCACACGTAGTGATCTCGGTAGAGCAATCATTGAAGGTGCTGACTTCAGTGATGCTGTTATCGACCTATCACAGAAACAG GCTTTATGCAAATATGCAAGCGGGACCAACCCCTTAACAGGGGTAAGCACCCGAAAAAGCCTAGGATGTGGCAACAGCCGTCGAAATGCATATGGGAGCCCTTCGTCCCCTCTGTTGAGTGCCCCACCACAAAAACTTCTTGACCGCGATGGTTTCTGTGACTCAGCTACTGGTATGTGCGATGCAAAATGA